From Cryobacterium sp. GrIS_2_6:
TCGCGCAGACAGGCGACCTCATGCTCGGATCCGTCTCGCAACGCCCTGACCCTGAACGGATCGAACGCGGTATCGACCTCCTGAAGACCCTGGTCGCGCTAGCCCCGAAACGGGTGCGCCCCGCGCCACTGTGCATGCTCGCCTGGCTGTCGTGGGCGCTCGGGCGCAGCTCGGTCGCCGGGATCTTCATCGACCAGGCCCTGGCGATCGACCCGGAATACGGCATGGCCAGGCTGCTGCTCACCGTCGTCTCCGCCGGGCACCTGCCCGAGTGGGCGTTCGCGGTACCCGCCTGGGACCCGGAGGACGAGCCGGGTCGGCCCGGCCAACCCGGCTGACCCGGCGCGGGCCGGCTCCTCGCTACAGGTACTTCGGGGCCTCCGCGAGCACACCGTAGAGGATGTCGCCGATCTCCCGGAACTCGGACGGACCGATGGTCAGCGGGGGAGCGAGCTGCACGACGGGGTCGCCGCGGTCGTCGGCGCGGCAGTACAGCCCGGCGGAGTAGAGCGCCTTGGACAGGTAGCCGCGAAGCAAGCGTTCGGATTCCTCGTCGCTGAAGGTCTCCTTCGTGCCCTTGTCCTTGACGAGTTCGATCCCGAAGAAGTAGCCCGCGCCTCGCACGTCGCCGACGATCGGCAGCGCGAGCAGCTTCTCGAGCTCGGCGCGGAAGATCGGCGAGTTCGTGCGGACGTTCTCGTTGAGCCCTTCTTCCTCGAAGATGTCGAGGTTCGCGAGCGCGACCGCGGAGGAGACCGGGTGCCCGCCGAAGGTATAGCCGTGATAGAACGTCGTGTCGCCGTGCTTGAACGGCTCGTAGATGCGGTCGGAGACGATCGTCGCGCCGATCGGTGAGTAGCCGCTCGTCATGCCCTTCGCGCAGGTGATCATGTCCGGTTCGATGCCGAAGGTCGTCGAGGCGAACATGTTCCCGATCCGGCCGAAGGCGGTGATGACCTCGTCGGCGACGAGGAGCACGTCGTACTTGTCGCAGATCTCGCGCACGCGCTTGAAGTAGCCGGGGGGCGGCGGGAAGCATCCGCCGGAGTTCTGCACGGGCTCGAGGAACACGGCCGCGACCGTCTCAGGCCCCTCGAACTGGATCATCTCCTCGATCCGGTTCGCCGCCCAGAGGCCGAACTTTTCGATGTCGTCGCCGAAGCCGGAGCCCATCTCGTCCGCCCGGTAGAAGTTCGTGTTGGGCACCCGGAGCCCCCCGGGAGTGACCGGTTCGAACATTTCCTTCATCGCGGGGATGCCCGTGATCGCGAGGGCTCCCTGCGGGGTGCCGTGATAGGCGACGTTGCGCGAGATGACCTTGTGCTTGGTCGGGCGGCCCTGAAGCTTCCAGTAGTACTTGGCGAGCTTGAACGCGGTCTCGACGGCCTCGCCGCCACCGGTCGAATAGAAGACGCGGTTGAGGTCGCCGGGAGCGAACGAGGCGAGCCGGTCGGCCAGTTCGATCGCGTTCGGGTGCGCGTACGACCAGATCGGGAAGAACGCGAGTTCCTCCGCCTGCTTGGCGGCCGCCTGGGCGAGGCGCTTGCGCCCGTGTCCTGCATTGACCGTGAAGAGGCCGCTCAGGCCGTCGATGTACTTCTTCCCGTTCGAGTCCCAGATGTGGTGTCCGAGGCCCTTCGTGATGATCGGAACGCCCGCGCCGGATTCGACGACCGACTGGCGTGAGAAATGCATCCAGAGGTGGTCCTTGGCCTTCTGCTGCATGGCCGCGTTCTCGGCGTCCGTGTAGACGGTGGGCCCGGCATCCTCCGGCGTCGCCGCGGCATCGGCACCGGTTGCGTCAGCACTGACGACCGCGGGCGACGCGGGAACGGATTCGAGCAAGGGTTCTGAGAGTGTCATTTTTTACCGTGTTCCCCAGTTGTAGAACTGTTTGTGGAGTTTGAGATAGACGAATGTTTCAGTGGACCTGACCCCGTCGAGGTTGCGGATCTGGGAGTTGAGCAGGTCGAGGAGCTCATCGTCGTCCTCGCAGACGACCTCGACGAGGATGTCGAAGGAGCCTGCCGTCAGCACGACGTAGTCAACGGCCGGCATCGCGGCGAGCAGGTCCGCCAGCATCCGGGTGTCTCCCGAGGCACGGATGCCGATCATGGCCTGGCGGAAGAAACCGAGCTGCATCGGGTCGGTGACGGCCACAACCTGCATGACCCCGCCATCCGTGAGCTTCTGCACCCGCTGGCGCACGGCGGCCTCGCTGAGCCCGACGGCCTTGCCGATCTCCGCGTACGACCGGCGCCCGTCGACCTGCAATTGCTCAATGATTTTCTTCGAGACATCATCGAGGGGTACCGGCTTGCCCGGCGTGGTACGTCCGTTTGCGACCATCCAGCGATTATGCCAGCGAGACCCTGCCCCGGCAAGCGATTCCGCAGCTTTTCACGGCAAACGCTGCGGATTCCATATCTTTGAGGGTTTTGGCGGTGCGTGGGGCCTCCCCGCGCCGAACGGCGGATCCGCGTACTCGGGATACGGTGAAGACCCTACGAGGACGAAGGGAGTCCCATGGGCCGAGAGTGGATGTTCGTGGCCGGCCGCTCCTTCATCGCCGCGGTCCCCGTCGACGCGCCCCGTGGTCTCGTCACGGCGCTCTCGAGCAGGGCCGGAGACGCCTGCGTCTCGGCCGAGGCGCTCGTCGGACTGTTGCCGCTCGGTGGCTCCGACGCTCTCGAGTCCTTCGCGCTCGTGATCCGTGCAGCGGCGGATGAGTCCGCCGTGACCGTCGTCGTGCGCGGACCGGTCGCCGTCGACGTGTTTTCGGTCGGCGGTTCACGACGCTTCACAGACCAGGGCATCCGGCCCTGGAACCTCGCCGATTTCTCCGCAGTGACCGGCGTCGTCATCGGTTCCCCGGACACGGCGGCGCTCGCCGCAGTGCCCGGCGGAAGCGAAACCGGGAACGCACAGGGCACAGCGGTCGGCCGGACGGTGCGCTGGTCGCCAGGCGGCCTGCCGGCCGAAACGGACGACACCGCGATGCGGCTGCCGGAGGACACCGTGATCCACAGGCCGGACGACACGGTGATCCGCGGGGCGGACGACACGGTGATCCGCGGGGCGGACGACACCGTGCTCCGAGGGGCGGACGACACCGTGCTCCGAGGGGCGGACGACACCGTGCTCCGCGGGGCGGACGACACCGTGATCCGAGGGGCGGACGACACGGTGAGCAGCCCGCAGAATGACACCGAGGACACCGCGACCGGCGCGGCCCTCCGTCCTCCACTCGCCCGGTTCCGGCTGTCCGACGGCCGTGAGTTCCCTCTCGACCGTCCATACCGGCTCGGCAGGCGCCCGGCACAGCCGCGCATCCCCGTCGGACCGAGCATCACTCTCGTGGCCGTCGTCTCTGCCGGCTCGCTCGTGTCCGCGACCCACGTCGACATCCGGCAGGTTGGGGACGTCATCGTCGTCACTGACGCGGGCTCCCGGAACGGCACCATTGTGGTCTCCGCGGACGGGCGCAAGGAACGGCTCCGTCCCGGCGATTCCCGAACTGTGCCTCCGGGTACGAGAATAGACATCGGGGACGATAACATCATCGAGATCATCCCGGCGAGCGGCACCGAGTCGGCTCCGTATTTCCCAGCACATCGTGGAAGGCACCACCCGTGACCCAGATTGGTCAAGGCTCAGGCGGATTCGAGGTCGCTTTCCCCTCGGTGAAGAAAACGGTCTCGCTCGCGTGGGCCGCACTCACCGACACCGGGCATCGCCGCGAAGTCAATGAAGACAGCCTGATCTCCGCGCCGCCCATTTTCGCGGTCGCGGACGGCATGGGCGGGCATTCCGCGGGCGACGTCGCGAGCGCGGCCGTCGTGCACCGGCTCGGCGAACTTGCCGGGCGGGACTCGCCGCAGAATGCGGCCATCAACGCGGCACTCGGCCTCGCGGTCACGGACATGGCGTCCGGTGTCGGCGTGACCGACCTGGGCACAGGGACCACGGTGACGGGAGCGGCACTCACCCTCGTGTCCGGCGCTCCCCAGTGGGTCGTCTTCAACATCGGCGACTCCCGGGTCTACCTGCTCACCTCCGGTGTGCTCGAACAGATCACCATCGACCATTCCGTCGTGCAGGAACTCGTCGACGCCGGCCGGATCACCCGCGACGAAGCGGATGTCCATCCGCACGGCAATATCATCACCCGCGCAGTCGGGTTCCACGAGGCGCCCGTCCCCGACTACCGTGTGCTGCCTGTGCACCCGGGGATGCGCCTCCTGATCTGCTCAGACGGGTTGACCAAGGAACTCACCGCATACGGCATCCGGCATTTCCTGATCTCGAACCCGGACCCGGACGACGCGGCGAAGGCGCTCGTCGAGGCCGCGCTCGAGAACGGCGGTCGCGACAACGTGACGGTGATCGTCCTCGACGTCCTCGATATCGAAGACAGCGAAGACAGCGAAGACAGCGAAGAACGTGAAGAGGACGTGGGGACCGGCGGCCCGTCCGACTCGCAGGACGCCGACACCGGCCCGCTCGACATCGTCCATCTCGACACGAACTGAGTTCGACACCCCCTGAGTTGGGGGAGCAGCATCCCGGACACGTGCGGGGCAACTGCATAAACTTGAGTGACGCCAGTCGTGATACCCGTTCGATGCGCGTTCACGGACCAGTTCAGGGACCATTGGCGAGAGCGAGACGGGGAGGCCGCGATGCAGCGACGATTACCGTCGATGCCCCCGAACCTGCCGGGGTTCTCCTACCTCCGGGTGCTCGGCTCCGGAGGCTTCGCCGACGTCTTCCTCTACCAGCAGGACCTTCCGCGCCGACAGGTCGCGGTCAAGGTGCTCCTCGCCGAGGTCGTCAACGACCAGGTCCGGCAGCTGTTCCAGGCCGAGGCCAATCTGATGGCCTCGCTGAGCTCGCACCCGTCGATCCTGACCGTGTTCCAGGCCGGCGTCTCGGCGGACGGACGCCCGTACCTCGTGATGGAACAGTGCTCTCCCGCGCTCAGCCAGCGCTACCGCGCGGAGCCACTCGGCGTCCCTGAGGTGCTCCAGGTCGGCATCACCATCGCGAACGCCGTCCAGGCCGCGCACCAGGCCGGCATGCTGCACAGGGACCTCAAACCCTCGAACATCCTCGTCACCCGCTACGGGCACGCCGTGCTCGGCGACTTCGGCATCGCGGCCACGGTGAGCGAAGCCAGAAACGTCGAAGCGGTCGGGCTGTCCATCCCCTGGTCCGCTCCGGAAGTCCTCCTCGACGAGGTGTCAGGCTCCGTCGCCTCCGAGGTCTGGTCCCTCGGCGCCACCCTGTACTCCTTCCTCGCCGGTCATTCGCCGTTCGAGATTCCCGGCGCCGAGAACAGCTCGGCCCATCTCATCTCCCGCATCAACAAGGCCAGGGTCCCGGCGATCGGCCGGGCGGATGTCCCGAGCAGGCTCGAGCTCATCCTCCAGCGTGCGATGTCCCGGCGGCCAGAGTCGCGCCAGGGCAGCGTGCTCGAGCTCATCAGGGAGCTGCAGTCGGTCGAGGGCGAACTGGGTCTCCTCCCCACCCGGCTCGAAGTCGCCGACGAGGACTGGGCCGCTGAGAACGGCGTCGACGACGACGACCGCACCCGGATCTCGGCCGTGAATTCGATCAATGCCTACCAGGAGCCGCGCCGCCGCCGCGTGAATCAGGCGCCGCGAGGGCGCCGTTCGGCGGCCGGTGCGCTCGCCGACACCTCCGGCGCGCGCAGCCCGTCCGGTTTCGACGCTTCGGCGGGGACTGCGGGCAGCGTGGGCACGGCCAGGGGCACGTCCCGCAGCACAGCCAGGGGTTCCGTGCAAGGGGGTTGGCGGCGTTCGGCGCTCGTCTGGGCTCTCGTTGCGGCATCCGTCGTCATCGTCGTACTCGCCGTCGTGACGGCGTCGGCGCTCTCGCACCAGGCGACGCCAGGGCTGCCGACCGTGAGCAACGTCTCGGGGGAGCTGCGGGACGGTATGGTCGTGTTCGGCTGGGCGGACCCCGGCATCGCCCAGGGGGACAGCTACGTGATCACCCTCCGCACCGGTGAGAGCAGCATCCAGAAGGGCACTGAGTTCAGCGTCGACCCGCACGGACAGGCCAGGGTCTGCGTAAGCGTCGCCGTGAACCGGGACGGGCGCACCGGGGGCGCGAGCGGCGAGAAGTGCGTCGACGCCGGCGGATCAGTGACCGGCAGCGCGCGCGGCGACCTGACCCGAGGCGGCGACGCTTCGTGATCCGTCTCTGGGTCTCCCGCCAGTTCGCTGCGCACCGCTCGGCGTGGGCGACGGCCCTCGGCGGAACGCTCGTCCTCGCCCTCGTCGTGACGACCGCTGTCGTGTCCGGCGGATACACCGCCCAGCGTCTTGACCTCGGCGATGCCGCCGTCTGGGTCACCAACGAGACCCGCCAGGCTGTCGGCCGGGCGAACACGGCGGTGATGGAGCTCAACACGGTCGTGACGAGCGAGAGCTCAAATCTCGACGTGCTCCAGTCCGGAGCGACGGTCCTCGTGCTCGACACCGGCAACAGCTCCCTCGATATCCTGGACCCGGCCACGGCAACCATCGTGCGCAGCGTGGCACTGCCGCCCCGGGCGCCCGCCGTGTTCCTCGCTGGAACCCGCACCCTGATCGCCTCGAACGGCGAGGTCTGGGAGACCCCGACGAGCCGGCTCGCGAGTTTCGACACGGCGACCGCGCCGACGCTCTCCCTCGGCGCCGGCTCGGTCGTGAGCGTCGACGACACCGGAACCCTGGTCTCATTCACGCCCGCGACGGGCGCCCTCGCCCAGGCGCCCTCCGGAAGCGGAACGGTCACCTCGAGCCAGACGCTCAACGCCGGATCGCCGGGCGACGATTACCAGCTGACGAGCGTGAACGGCGCCTGGGCGCTGCTCAACGCGACCTCGCGGCACCTGTTCCTCGATGGCAGGGACGTCGACCTGTCCGGGTTGATCATCGACGGCACCGCCCCCGCCCTGCAGCAGCCGAGTCTCTCCGGCTCCCGGGTGCTGATCGCCCACGAGCGGGGGCTCGTCGCCGTCCCACTCTCCGGCGGCGCCCCGACCGTGCTCGTCAGCGGCCGGAACGGTACCGCGGCGGCCCCGGACACCGCCGGACAGTGCGCCTATGCTGCCTGGTCGGACGGAACGGTCTGGCGCGACTGCGGCGACGCCGGGTCAGGCGGCTCGGCGTCTGGAGCGTCCGGAGGCTCCCGTGGAACGCAATCCGGCACGACGACGACCCTCACCGGGCTCAACGGCAACGCCAGACTCGCCTTCCGGCGCAACGGCACCGGGCTCGTGCTGAACGATGCGCACAACGGTTCCACCTGGGCGGTCCAGCGCGACAATCAGCTGATCGACAACTGGGCCGACCTGATCGACACGGCCCCGGACACCCAGCGCATCGAGACCAACGGCGACGACACCCCTCCGGTCTACGACAAGGTGCAGGCCCCGCCCGTGGCCGTGGACGACTCCTTCGGAGCCCGGCCCGGCCGGATCGTGACCCTCCCTGTGCTCCTCAACGACTCCGATCCCAACGGGGACGTGCTCGTGATCGAATCGGTCACACCGATCGACGCGACCGACGGCCGGCTTGAACTCGTCGGCAACAACCAGCAGGTGCAGCTCACCGTCGCGGAGGCGGCAACCGGTCAGATCCGCTTCGGGTACACGATCAATGACGGCCGTGGCGGGAGCGCATCCGCAACCGTCACCGTCACTCTCCGGGCGCCGGGGGAGAACTCCGCTCCCGAGCAGGTTCGAACCACCCACGCGACCGTGCGGGCAGGCGGCCGGGTGACAAGCCAGGTGCTCGGCGACTGGATCGACCCCGACGGCGACCCGGTCTACCTCGCCGCAGCGTCCGCCGCCGGCCCCGACCTGCTGAGCTTCACCCCCGCAGGCGCCGTCGTGTTCACGGATGCCGGCATGAACGCCGACGACAAACGGGTCGGCCTGAGCGTCTCCGACGGCCGTCTGCTCGGCACGGGCTCGCTCACCGTCTCCGTGCGCGCGAGCGGCGCCGTGCCGATCGTCGCGGACTCCTTCATCGTGCTCGCGACTGCGGGGGCCGAGGTCTCGGTGTCCCCGCTCGACCACGCCCGCGGCGGGTCGGCGCCGCTGCGACTTTCGAGCGTCCCTGCCAAGCCGGATGCCACGATCACCCCCGACTTCGCCTCCGGTGCGTTCCGGTTCCTGAGCAGCACGCCGGGGGTCCACGAGATCGAGTACTCGGTCACCGACGGGCAGCTCACCGCGACGGGAAGGGTGCGCGTCGACGTCGCTCCCGCCGCCGACGCCAACAGCACCCCCGTCACCGTTCCCCACACGGCCTTCATCCGTGGCCAGCAGGCCACCCTCGTCGACGTGCTCGCGACCGACTTCGACCCTGCGAACGGGGTGCTGCTGGTCACAGGGACGATGAACGTGCCGGCGTCGAGCGGTATGCGGATCGAGATCCTCGACCAGCGGATCCTCCGGGTCACCCTGACCCGTCCGCTGCCGGACGGCGGGCTCAGCTTCGGGTATCGGATCAGCAATGGGCTCGCCGATGCCGAAGGCACCGTCACCGTCGTCGAAATCCCCGCGCTCGGTCAGAAACAGGCCCCGATCGCCGTTGCGGACACCGCGACCGTCCGGGTCGGCGACACCATCGACATCCCGGTCCTCGCGAACGACGAACAGCCGGACGGTGACTCGCTGACCCTGGACCCTGTCCTCGCCTCCGGCCTGCCAGCCGGAGCAGGCCTGCTCTTCGCCGCGGGCACCGTGCTGCGTTACCTCGCGCCGACCACTCCCGGCACGTACTCCGCGGTGTACCGGGTGAATGCCCCCGACGGCCAGTATGCCAACGCGGAGGTGCGCATCTCGGTGCGCGAAGCCGACCCGAGCACCAACAATCCTCCCGTCCCGAAGACGGTGACCGCGCGGGTGCTCTCCGGCGGCACCGTCGAAGTGTCGATCCCGCTGACCGGGATCGACCCTGACGGCGACTCGGTCCAGCTCGTCGGCCAGGAGACCAACCCGGAGAAGGGATCCGTCACCGCGGACGGGACGGACACGTTCCGATACCAGGCCGGGGAATACTCCGCAGGGACCGACACGTTCAGCTACGCCGTCGTCGATGCCCTCGGCGCTCGGGCGATCGGCACCGTGCGGATCGGGATCAGCCCGCGCCTCGACGGCGCCCGCAACCCTGTCGCGGCCCCCGACGACGTCGTGGTGCGTCCGGGAAGCACCGTCTCCGTGCACGTGCTCGCGAACGACTCGGACCCCGACGGCGGCCGGCTCACGATCAGCGGCGTCGAACCGAGCGGCACCCCGGCCGACCTCGCGGCCGACCACGGCACGGCCATGATCGCCGGGGACACCATCGCGGTCACGGCGCCCGCGACACCCGGCCGGTTCGGCTTCATCTACGAGATCAGCAACGAGCGCGGCGGCACCAGCTCGACTTTCCTCACCGTCGTCGTGCGTGCGGATGCCCCGCGTGCCAGGCCAGAGGCCAGGGACACCCACTTGACCCTCTCCGACGTGCTCGCGGGCGGCACCGTCGACGTCGACGTTCTCGCAAACGTGACCTTCGCCGACGGGCCGGCGCGCGGCCTGGCGCTGAGCGTCCCCGAGTCCTGGGCCGACTCCGCGAGGGTCACAGACGCCAAGCGCGTCCGGGTGACCGTGCACGCCACGAGCCAGATCATCCCGTTCCAGGTCGCGAACCCCGACGACGCGAGCATCACCGCCCTCGCGTTCATCTGGGTGCCGGGGTACACCGACGCCCTGCCGCAACTGCGGAAGGGTGTTCCCGCGCTCACTGTCGCGAGCGGCGCTAACCTCACCATCCCGATCAACGACTACGTCGTCGCCGTCGGCGGCAAGCAGGTGCGCCTCACCGACCGGAGCCTCGTGCACGCCACCCGGTCCAACGGTGCAGACCTCGCCACCTCGGACACGAGCATCGCCTTCACGAGCGCGGACCAGTACTACGGTCCGGCCTCGGTGTCGTTCGTCGTCACTGACGGCACCGGCGCAGGAGACCCGGCCGGCCACACTGCCACGATCGTGCTCCCGATCACGGTGACGCCGCAGGCGAACCAGCCACCGGCCTTCGACGGCGCCGTACTCGACTTCGAACCCGACCAGACCAAGGTCATCGACCTGTCCAAACTGACCTCCTACCCGTACCCGAACGACCAGGCCTCCCTCGTGTACGCGGTGCTCGACCCGAAACCGGCCGGATTCGACTACTCCCTCGATGGCCAGCAGCTGACCCTGCACGCCAGGACAACGACGCTGCCTGCCTCGGGTGGGCAGGGCGGCCACGGGTCCATCACGATCGGCGTCTCGGCCGGCGGTACGCCCGGCCGGGCCGGGCGCATCGAGATGAGTGTCGTCGCGTCGACCCGGCCGCTTGCCATTCCGGCGGCGGATGTCGCGATCGCCCCCCGCGCCCAGACGACCGTCGTCGACGTGCTCGCCAACGACGGCGCGGCCAACCCGTTCCCACAGGTCCCGCTCCGGGTCGTCGCCGTGCGCGGACTCGGCGGTGCCGGGATCCCCGCCGGAGTCAGGATCACCCCGAGCGCCGACAACAGCACACTCAGCGTGCAGGTCGCAGCGAACGCCGCCGCGGCGGACACGAACCTCGAGTACGAGGTCGCCGACGCGACGAACGACCCGAACCGGTACGCCTGGGGCACCGTGCGGATCTCGGTTCAGGACCGGCCGGACCCGGTGACGAGCCTCTCCGTGACCGGGTTCTCGGACACCCGTCTCGCGGTCGCCTTCAACCCCGGCGCCGCGAACAACTCCGCCGTCACCGGCTACGAGATCACCCTCGTGACTGCCGTGACGGGCGCAGCGATCAGCACCACCACCTGCCAGGCGACCTCGTGCACGGTTCCGACCGGCGGTAACGGGCGGGCCAACGCGGTCCGGGTCTCGGTCGCAGCGCGCAACGGCCTCGGCCTCGGCGCGACGACCGCGCTCGCGGACACCGTCTGGTCCGATGTCGTGCCGGCGGCGCCCGGGAATCTCACGGCCGCGCCGCTCAACGGTGGCCTGACGATCAGCTGGGCACCCGTTCCGAACGGTGCGGGTTCCCCGATCGCGGACTACCTGGTCACAGTCAACGGCACGACCCAGCCCGCCGTGAGCGCGACGGGTCCTGGCTGCGGGACCACCCGGTGCTCGCTCACGGTGAACGGCCTCGCCAACGGCACTGACGTTCCGGTGAGCGTGAGCGCCCGTAATGAGTCATATCCCGCCCTCTCGGCGTGGACATCCGCTTCGACCCAGGGCACGCCATACGGTGCGCCGACAGCCGGCGCGGTCTCCGCATCGGCCGGTGCCGCCGGCACCGTCCACGTCGCATGGGATGCCTTCTCCGGTTCCGGCGACCCCGTCGGCGGGTACTACGTGCAACGTCTCACGAACGGTACGGTGCCGACGGGGAACCAGGCGTGCACGGTCACGTCCCCGGCCCCCGGCACCGTCGTCGTCCCCCACACGGGCGCGAACGTCGCCGAGATCAAGGCTCTCGGAGCAGGCGCCACGAGCGTCGACTTCACCGGGCTCACCTCGGACACCGCGTCATACTCCTTCGTGGTCTGGGGATACAACAGGGCCGGCTGCAGTAACAGCCAGGTCACCACCGTTCAGGTGCAGTCGACTCCCGGCGCGGTCACCGACCCGGGAGCCTCGATGGGGATGCACGACACGGCGTACGACCTGCAGATCACGCCGGTGAGCCCGGGCGCCGGCGTCACGGGCTATGAAGTCCGGGCCGTCGACGCCGCGACGGGGACCCCCGGCGCGAGCACGACCTTCACCGGGACCGCCCTGCCACGCCAGCTGCTGAGCCCGACGGTCTTCGGCGCACCGTTCAGCTACCAGGTGCGCGCGTGTGACACCACGGCCACCTGGGGCACCTGTGGGGCCTGGTCTGCGACGATGACGGCACCGGCGGCATCCGTCAGCCTCGCCGTGACCGGCCTGGCCTACGACCCGGCAACAGGCGTATTCGGCTGGACGAACGGCCCGAACAACGGCAGCCACACCACCGGATACAGCTGTTCGGTGCCGACGGACCCGGGTGCGGCGCCCGTGCCTGGCGGCCCAACGAGCTGCACTCTCGCCGCTCCTGCAGCAGCAGGCACGGCCCGCCTCACTGTTTCCGTCGACCTCGGGCTCGGCGCGGGCAACCCGGTGTACAACTACGACCGATGAGATCGATGAGACTGTTGAGACTGTTCCGATGAAGACCCGAAAGACACTGAGATGACTATCCCAAGGACCGGCCCGATGAATGCCCCGACGAACTCGACCGAGCAGGCGGCCGCCGCCACGATGACCGCAGGGGAGGCCGCGCAATTCGCCGAGG
This genomic window contains:
- a CDS encoding aspartate aminotransferase family protein, coding for MTLSEPLLESVPASPAVVSADATGADAAATPEDAGPTVYTDAENAAMQQKAKDHLWMHFSRQSVVESGAGVPIITKGLGHHIWDSNGKKYIDGLSGLFTVNAGHGRKRLAQAAAKQAEELAFFPIWSYAHPNAIELADRLASFAPGDLNRVFYSTGGGEAVETAFKLAKYYWKLQGRPTKHKVISRNVAYHGTPQGALAITGIPAMKEMFEPVTPGGLRVPNTNFYRADEMGSGFGDDIEKFGLWAANRIEEMIQFEGPETVAAVFLEPVQNSGGCFPPPPGYFKRVREICDKYDVLLVADEVITAFGRIGNMFASTTFGIEPDMITCAKGMTSGYSPIGATIVSDRIYEPFKHGDTTFYHGYTFGGHPVSSAVALANLDIFEEEGLNENVRTNSPIFRAELEKLLALPIVGDVRGAGYFFGIELVKDKGTKETFSDEESERLLRGYLSKALYSAGLYCRADDRGDPVVQLAPPLTIGPSEFREIGDILYGVLAEAPKYL
- a CDS encoding serine/threonine-protein kinase, with product MQRRLPSMPPNLPGFSYLRVLGSGGFADVFLYQQDLPRRQVAVKVLLAEVVNDQVRQLFQAEANLMASLSSHPSILTVFQAGVSADGRPYLVMEQCSPALSQRYRAEPLGVPEVLQVGITIANAVQAAHQAGMLHRDLKPSNILVTRYGHAVLGDFGIAATVSEARNVEAVGLSIPWSAPEVLLDEVSGSVASEVWSLGATLYSFLAGHSPFEIPGAENSSAHLISRINKARVPAIGRADVPSRLELILQRAMSRRPESRQGSVLELIRELQSVEGELGLLPTRLEVADEDWAAENGVDDDDRTRISAVNSINAYQEPRRRRVNQAPRGRRSAAGALADTSGARSPSGFDASAGTAGSVGTARGTSRSTARGSVQGGWRRSALVWALVAASVVIVVLAVVTASALSHQATPGLPTVSNVSGELRDGMVVFGWADPGIAQGDSYVITLRTGESSIQKGTEFSVDPHGQARVCVSVAVNRDGRTGGASGEKCVDAGGSVTGSARGDLTRGGDAS
- a CDS encoding FHA domain-containing protein: MGREWMFVAGRSFIAAVPVDAPRGLVTALSSRAGDACVSAEALVGLLPLGGSDALESFALVIRAAADESAVTVVVRGPVAVDVFSVGGSRRFTDQGIRPWNLADFSAVTGVVIGSPDTAALAAVPGGSETGNAQGTAVGRTVRWSPGGLPAETDDTAMRLPEDTVIHRPDDTVIRGADDTVIRGADDTVLRGADDTVLRGADDTVLRGADDTVIRGADDTVSSPQNDTEDTATGAALRPPLARFRLSDGREFPLDRPYRLGRRPAQPRIPVGPSITLVAVVSAGSLVSATHVDIRQVGDVIVVTDAGSRNGTIVVSADGRKERLRPGDSRTVPPGTRIDIGDDNIIEIIPASGTESAPYFPAHRGRHHP
- a CDS encoding Lrp/AsnC family transcriptional regulator, which translates into the protein MVANGRTTPGKPVPLDDVSKKIIEQLQVDGRRSYAEIGKAVGLSEAAVRQRVQKLTDGGVMQVVAVTDPMQLGFFRQAMIGIRASGDTRMLADLLAAMPAVDYVVLTAGSFDILVEVVCEDDDELLDLLNSQIRNLDGVRSTETFVYLKLHKQFYNWGTR
- a CDS encoding protein phosphatase 2C domain-containing protein, with protein sequence MGQGSGGFEVAFPSVKKTVSLAWAALTDTGHRREVNEDSLISAPPIFAVADGMGGHSAGDVASAAVVHRLGELAGRDSPQNAAINAALGLAVTDMASGVGVTDLGTGTTVTGAALTLVSGAPQWVVFNIGDSRVYLLTSGVLEQITIDHSVVQELVDAGRITRDEADVHPHGNIITRAVGFHEAPVPDYRVLPVHPGMRLLICSDGLTKELTAYGIRHFLISNPDPDDAAKALVEAALENGGRDNVTVIVLDVLDIEDSEDSEDSEEREEDVGTGGPSDSQDADTGPLDIVHLDTN